The following proteins come from a genomic window of Brienomyrus brachyistius isolate T26 unplaced genomic scaffold, BBRACH_0.4 scaffold69, whole genome shotgun sequence:
- the irs4a gene encoding insulin receptor substrate 2-B: protein MADLLDLQGSGGAMLMLETPRRDIGTKTAAAAAGSADGDSGTGAPTSPLLIVGGARLCQHVLEERDQQADCPAQRPGPAEDTLEASLSKSHSSLNLVPCDASVNNTQSDPGASAARSEGVDGDVWKCGYLRKQKHGHKRFFVLRGPSHTGPSRLEYYDSEKKFRNSLRFASTSSTACPAKRVIYLYQCFTVNKRADAKNKYLIALYTKDECFAMIAENEQEQEDWYLALSDLMSEGKKGHLEADELDDSYGADGPGAVFKEVWQVNVKPKGLGQTKNLTGVYRLCLSAKTMHLMKLNAETPCVNLQLMNIRRCGHSESFFFIEVGRSSSIGPGEIWMQVDDSVVAQSMHETILETMKALKAFAEFRPRSKSQSSGSNPIAFITTRRLLGNLPPSQTGLQRRSRTETVVGTPPAGKSSTVNSYRFRTSSEGEGTMSRPYRSVTGSLIHLNSARANLARPEGAGRYMRAIPSSNYHTRSASLPVSHFPSNSSPVSVSSSSGHGSVSEALTRPSSASICGSPSDGGFASSDEYGSSPCDFRYFRVRSNTPDSLGNTPPIREENSLSDYMAMDRHREAVGGAEGLQDETVFEERPTRKLTSSSRPPSSSNSGVSATYQKTTQTTPSLDEPDGSSFGRRSLQAYSSPTKTGNILFLDQYCETKPPSLQDDPQKPKDDGYMPMMPGVASLRDTDYMPMQPHSCLPASSSQQMDTQGYMMMLPRAGPFPAQTSPRGGGNRPKDGEYMDMSQGGGTHQARGDGYYAPTPPETPKSYSSYFSLPRSYKAPERDSHSEYVPMCSPAKVLYAGDECISSSPVKDPPIPLMLHNGCGELHHSDKHLVRPTRLSLDQQKASESPDPPAPPASPGEYINIDFRDRPAFTPCSMSTDGSPSSLGSAGEHRRSPLHEDYMSLETDSHPDQALSPQLSLVAPWNPPSYNRSPVLASMLCSDGQVDDYTEMTFCSSEKGCKLVVQPCDVGCRFPQLPPTSPKREPKVIRADPQGRRRHSSETFASTPAGITCTSSSALMPAGPHLADGAKWHSSVSFDSVWLHMEAAATPDAGSSPAPTEAGCAPGGRIFRNTSAGYQNGLNYIALDLREEPQPNCGGSGAPLAIPPSPPASLSLAENAPYASIDFSKSEVLTSISKE, encoded by the exons ATGGCAGATTTGCTGGATTTGCAGGGAAGCGGCGGGGCGATGCTGATGCTGGAGACGCCGCGGCGTGATATCGGTACAAaaacagcagctgcagcagcaggCAGCGCAGACGGCGACAGCGGTACCGGTGCACCCACTTCGCCTTTACTCATTGTCGGCGGTGCTCGCCTCTGTCAGCACGTACTAGAGGAGCGTGATCAGCAGGCGGACTGCCCGGCCCAGCGGCCCGGACCAGCCGAGGACACCCTGGAGGCGTCGCTGAGCAAGTCGCACTCCTCCCTGAATCTGGTACCCTGTGACGCCTCCGTAAATAACACGCAAAGCGACCCTGGTGCATCCGCCGCCCGATCAGAGGGGGTGGATGGCGATGTGTGGAAATGTGGCTACCTGAGAAAGCAGAAGCACGGCCACAAGCGCTTCTTCGTGCTTAGGGGACCCAGCCACACGGGCCCCAGCCGTCTGGAGTATTATGACAGTGAGAAGAAATTTCGGAACAGCCTGCGCTTTGCCTCCACCTCTAGCACTGCCTGCCCTGCGAAGAGGGTGATTTATCTTTATCAGTGTTTCACCGTTAATAAGAGGGCGGATGCCAAGAACAAGTACCTCATCGCTCTGTACACCAAGGATGAATGCTTTGCCATGATTGCGGAGAatgagcaggagcaggaggattGGTACCTGGCGCTGAGCGACCTGATgagtgagggcaagaagggacaCTTGGAGGCAGATGAGCTGGATGACAGCTATGGTGCTGATGGTCCTGGGGCTGTATTTAAGGAGGTGTGGCAAGTGAACGTGAAACCCAAAGGCTTGGGGCAGACTAAGAACCTGACTGGAGTGTACCGACTGTGCCTTTCAGCAAAGACCATGCACCTGATGAAGCTTAATGCGGAGACGCCTTGTGTGAATCTACAGCTGATGAACATCCGCCGCTGTGGGCACTCTGAAAGTTTTTTCTTCATTGAGGTGGGTCGCTCCTCTTCCATTGGACCTGGCGAGATCTGGATGCAGGTGGATGACTCCGTGGTGGCACAGAGCATGCACGAGACCATCCTGGAGACCATGAAGGCACTGAAGGCTTTCGCGGAGTTCCGGCCCCGCAGCAAGAGCCAGTCATCTGGCTCTAATCCCATTGCCTTCATCACCACCCGTCGCCTCCTAGGCAACCTCCCGCCAAGCCAGACAGGCCTGCAGCGCCGTTCACGGACTGAAACGGTAGTGGGGACCCCTCCAGCTGGGAAGAGCTCCACTGTGAACAGCTACCGATTTCGCACATCAAGCGAGGGTGAGGGCACCATGAGCCGGCCTTACCGCTCGGTGACGGGCAGCTTGATTCACCTTAACTCTGCCAGAGCCAACCTGGCTCGGCCAGAGGGCGCCGGCCGCTATATGCGAGCCATACCGAGCTCCAACTACCACACTCGCTCTgcctctctcccagtctcccacTTCCCCTCTAACAGCAGCCCGGTCAGTGTCTCCAGTAGCAGCGGGCATGGCTCAGTCTCCGAGGCACTCACACGGCCCTCCAGCGCCTCCATCTGTGGATCGCCAAGTGATGGTGGCTTTGCCTCCTCCGATGAGTACGGCTCCAGCCCCTGTGACTTCCGCTACTTCCGGGTGAGGAGCAACACCCCGGACTCCTTGGGAAATACCCCACCAATCCGCGAGGAGAACAGCTTGAGCGACTACATGGCCATGGACAGACACCGTGAGGCAGTGGGAGGAGCAGAAGGTCTCCAAGATGAGACTGTGTTTGAGGAAAGACCCACTCGCAAACTGACAAGTTCCTCCAGGCCTCCAAGCAGTAGCAACAGCGGTGTATCAGCTACATATCAGAAGACAACCCAGACAACCCCATCTCTAGATGAGCCGGATGGCAGCTCTTTCGGGAGGAGATCTCTGCAGGCCTATTCATCTCCCACCAAGACTGGCAATATCCTTTTCTTGGACCAGTACTGTGAGACTAAGCCACCTTCGCTCCAGGATGATCCACAGAAGCCCAAAGATGATGGCTACATGCCAATGATGCCAGGGGTAGCATCTTTGCGAGACACTGACTACATGCCGATGCAGCCACACTCTTGTCTCCCCGCATCCTCCTCCCAGCAGATGGACACCCAGGGCTACATGATGATGCTCCCCCGGGCTGGCCCCTTCCCGGCACAGACTAGCCCTCGTGGTGGTGGGAACAGGCCGAAAGATGGTGAGTACATGGACATGTCCCAGGGTGGGGGCACGCATCAGGCGAGGGGTGACGGGTATTACGCGCCAACTCCCCCAGAAACCCCCAAGTCCTACAGCTCCTACTTCTCCCTGCCACGGTCCTATAAAGCCCCTGAACGGGACAGCCATAGCGAGTATGTGCCCATGTGCTCCCCAGCGAAAGTGCTTTATGCTGGGGACGAATGCATCAGCAGCAGCCCTGTGAAAGACCCGCCCATACCCCTCATGTTGCACAATGGCTGCGGTGAGCTACACCATTCAGACAAGCATCTAGTGCGACCCACCCGGCTCTCCCTGGACCAGCAGAAGGCAAGTGAGTCCCCTGATCCTCCAGCCCCACCAGCCAGCCCAGGGGAGTACATCAACATTGATTTCCGAGACAGGCCAGCATTCACACCCTGCTCCATGTCCACCGATGGCTCTCCTTCCTCTTTGGGTTCCGCTGGGGAGCACCGGCGCTCTCCACTTCATGAGGATTACATGAGCCTGGAGACGGACAGCCACCCAGACCAGGCTCTCTCCCCACAGCTCTCACTTGTGGCTCCTTGGAATCCCCCCAGCTACAACAGGTCCCCAGTGTTGGCCTCAATGCTGTGTAGTGATGGCCAAGTGGACGACTACACGGAGATGACATTCTGCTCGAGTGAGAAGGGTTGCAAACTGGTGGTTCAGCCGTGTGATGTGGGATGTCGCTTCCCACAACTGCCCCCTACCAGTCCAAAAAGAGAGCCGAAAGTCATTCGGGCTGACCCCCAGGGTAGGCGGAGGCACAGCTCGGAGACATTTGCCTCCACGCCGGCTGGGATCACATGCACCAGTAGTAGTGCCCTAATGCCAGCGGGTCCCCATCTGGCAGATGGTGCAAAGTGGCACAGCTCGGTGTCATTTGACAGTGTCTGGCTGCACATGGAGGCTGCCGCCACACCTGATGCAGGCTCCTCACCAGCTCCTACTGAGGCAGGCTGTGCCCCAGGAGGACGCATATTCCGGAACACCTCTGCTGGCTACCAAAATGGCCTCAATTACATTGCTCTGGACCTGAGGGAGGAGCCCCAGCCCAACTGTGGTGGCAGTGGCGCCCCCCTCGCAATTCCTCCCTCGCCGCCGGCCTCACTGTCCCTTGCCGAAAATGCGCCCTACGCTAGCATAGACTTCTCCAAGTCAGAAGTGCTGACGTCCATCTCAAAAG AATGA